A region from the Leishmania panamensis strain MHOM/PA/94/PSC-1 chromosome 20 sequence genome encodes:
- a CDS encoding hypothetical protein (TriTrypDB/GeneDB-style sysID: LpmP.20.3580) — protein MLRLSANPYEESLSIPELFVRYLKASSWTDQLAIVHANPLLFTDDIVAALRDARVQIDKTAREVKEACRVIDAVSGTLEYTDTQIELQRSESKALLDDDTLLKKFATSLASLLEARETAGLAVLPSAPCLSTAGHVSRSPGTLQQNSPEMWFRQPSLVFSVLAFLPAEEIFMAVENVCRAWQGWLFMPDMSRFFWVGCVQREFPQQLQVLLQTVGDDLYQCDWRSLAMLCVTEVEQTREKWEEADEASGGGCVLPLLPQQRVPACSGDGAA, from the coding sequence ATGTTGCGACTCAGCGCTAACCCATACGAGGAGTCGTTGAGCATTCCAGAGCTCTTCGTGAGGTATCTCAAAGCGAGCAGTTGGACAGATCAACTGGCCATTGTCCATGCCAATCCCTTGCTCTTTACAGACGACATTGTGGCGGCCCTGAGGGATGCACGCGTCCAGATTGACAAGACGGCTcgggaggtgaaggaggccTGCCGAGTGATCGACGCTGTCTCTGGCACCCTCGAGTACACGGATACACAAATTGAGCTGCAGCGAAGCGAGTCCAAGGCGCTCTTGGACGACGATACGCTTCTCAAGAAATTTGCTACCTCTTTGGCGAGTCTCTTGGAAGCACGAGAAACGGCGGGGTTGGCGGTGCTACCTTCCGCCCCTTGTCTCTCGACCGCCGGTCACGTCTCACGGAGTCCCGGTACACTTCAACAAAACTCGCCTGAGATGTGGTTTAGGCAACCGTCTCTGGTTTTCTCTGTTCTGGCGTTCCTGCCGGCAGAGGAAATCTTTATGGCGGTGGAAAACGTCTGTCGGGCGTGGCAGGGGTGGCTCTTCATGCCTGACATGTCCCGCTTTTTCTGGGTGGGCTGCGTGCAGCGCGAGTTTCCACAGCAACTACAGGTACTGCTGCAGACCGTCGGCGACGATCTCTATCAGTGTGATTGGCGGTCGCTTGCTATGTTGTGCGTAACGGAAGTGGAGCAGACGCGGGAGaagtgggaggaggcggatgAGGCAAGTGGTGGAGGGTGTGTGTTGCCTCTTTTACCGCAGCAGAGGGTGCCTGCTTGCTCTGGGGATGGCGCTGCTTGA
- a CDS encoding aquaporin 2, putative (TriTrypDB/GeneDB-style sysID: LpmP.20.3590) has product MLSEFLSQLVAEFVGTFLFVLTIILASVGVGSLAPIPIGFMLAAMCFTFGYISGAHFNPAISFAIFINRKMTLRQTVLYVMMQLGGSFCASLYASAIIGLKIPVPVPNENLAGTCQALLCELVYTFALTSVVLHVYFSRQRSNDFYGFAIGMMLMAAGFSVGGFTGGAFNPAVATGTQLVLCLYNNCDPLFYVWVYWIAPIGGAVIASIVYQLLDAHERVPVVLSKEAVY; this is encoded by the coding sequence ATGCTCTCCGAGTTCCTCAGTCAGCTGGTGGCGGAGTTTGTTGGTACCTTTTTGTTTGTGCTAACGATCATATTGGCTTCCGTCGGAGTCGGCTCGCTCGCGCCTATTCCGATTGGCTTCATGTTGGCGGCGATGTGCTTCACGTTCGGCTATATCAGCGGTGCACACTTCAACCCCGCTATCTCATTTGCCATCTTCATCAACCGGAAAATGACGCTACGTCAAACTGTGCTGTACGTTATGATGCAGCTCGGCGGCTCTTTCTGCGCCTCACTCTACGCATCTGCAATCATTGGTCTAAAGATCCCCGTACCGGTGCCAAATGAAAATCTGGCTGGCACCTGCCAAGCTCTGCTCTGCGAGCTTGTGTACACGTTCGCTCTCACctcggtggtgctgcacgtCTACTTCTCCCGTCAGCGCTCCAATGACTTTTACGGCTTCGCCATTGGCATGATGCTCATGGCGGCTGGCTTCTCAGTTGGCGGGTTCACCGGCGGTGCCTTCAACCCAGCCGTCGCCACAGGCACGCAACTGGTGCTGTGCTTATACAATAATTGCGACCCACTTTTCTACGTCTGGGTGTACTGGATCGCCCCGATCGGTGGGGCCGTCATCGCCAGCATCGTCTATCAGCTGCTGGATGCTCACGAACGTGTACCAGTGGTGCTAAGCAAGGAGGCAGTGTATTGA
- a CDS encoding small nuclear ribonucleoprotein, putative (TriTrypDB/GeneDB-style sysID: LpmP.20.3600), whose product MAESIPIKVLFDALHLKVSIEVATGEVYHGIVEELQNNMNVLLKNATKTTRGGKETKMDSVFVRGSNIVFFQLPDALQTSPALLRAGEIVSKAKDTRGDGKGFGASRKRARNS is encoded by the coding sequence ATGGCGGAGAGCATTCCGATAAAGGTGCTCTTCGATGCACTGCACCTGAAGGTCTCCATAGAAGTCGCTACCGGGGAGGTGTACCACGGCATCGTAGAGGAGTTGCAGAACAACATGAATGTGCTACTTAAAAATGCCACCAAGACTACACGGGGCGGTAAAGAGACCAAAATGGACTCCGTCTTTGTACGAGGCTCGAACATCGTCTTCTTCCAGTTGCCGGATGCGCTGCAGACCAGTCCTGCGTTGCTCCGTGCTGGCGAAATCGTGTCCAAGGCAAAAGACACACGTGGCGATGGCAAGGGATTTGGTGCGTCACGCAAGCGTGCTCGCAACTCGTAG
- a CDS encoding hypothetical protein (TriTrypDB/GeneDB-style sysID: LpmP.20.3610) → MHRPTRAPFRLAHVRGSAVADAPAAVTLAEARYISQTPPRLSAPAMKLPELRTPQTVLRSGHADVSLYVSESTTLTEDTRCMIRRSPRAAEPPAAKGRPYLPSSLEPINSTAQLLNSSKLLSGDGATTLTPHKDVAEDQPESCLSYVSAVESLLSRQQYVDVYFVVSSLLTTDNGAAKVMEAEERRRLRLLSYRCLCSYALIRFKECCEDGRAALTLYRHLQDKKSSPSLEMSDERLHSRVVQALLGALIMREMYNDVEELRLIVPPLMDTSSEPMSNEFFHIPPPPWLEAQESAIPFLASFRRYVAAQRWSEAAQTIDGSATAQSWVKATPLCAMFAFVRLELHDPKAARALLLPYLASLPEPPSWEALSTAPVEHAQLWNHFSSHYVFSTTLLAKASFMSGSAYLNISAALLQRVLRLNPSYAPARLFAEFVLSYEAQQQRIDAAMSANDYPKVLSVTAEMLRMPEVTRLVHAELYLVRTQAQWMRRQPLEVVHEASRCVQCDPKCALAFRLRADAFAMMNREAEATADRAVAMHLHSKVDAVFDELRVQRSRYNTTQVEASAKRHSVPAFTSFQSASAPPRAPPRKRFCSSTRRSDAKSRKCANADLLLPGLRTHYEVLGVSSDAPEVEIRKRYRQLTLQCHPDRFVSATESNRRAALEAFQLLGDAYSVLSDVQLRAAYDVGLLNLH, encoded by the coding sequence aTGCACCGCCCTACACGCGCCCCTTTTCGCCTCGCGCATGTCCGAGGCTCAGCAGTGGCCGACGCGCCTGCTGCGGTAACGCTGGCAGAAGCGCGATACATTTCACAGACGCCCCCACGCCTTAGCGCTCCTGCCATGAAACTCCCAGAGCTGCGGACGCCACAGACGGTCCTTCGTAGCGGCCATGCAGATGTCAGCCTATATGTGTCGGAATCTACCACACTCACCGAAGATACGCGGTGCATGATAAGGAGGTCACCTCGTGCGGCTGAGCCTCCAGCTGCAAAAGGTCGGCCATATCTGCCTTCCTCACTAGAGCCCATCAACTCTACTGCACAGCTCCTTAATTCAAGCAAACTGCTcagcggtgacggtgccACGACGCTCACGCCTCACAAAGATGTGGCAGAGGACCAACCGGAGTCTTGTCTTTCCTACGTGAGCGCGGtggagtcgctgctgtcgcggcAGCAGTACGTCGATGTGTACTTTGTCGTTTCGTCCCTTCTCACAACCGACAACGGCGCAGCAAAGGTGAtggaagcggaagagagacgccgcctgcgccttcTCAGCTACCGCTGCCTGTGCAGCTATGCCTTGATACGGTTCAAGGAGTGCTGCGAGGACGGCAGGGCTGCTCTGACACTTTACCGACACTTGCAGGACAAAAAGAGTTCCCCTTCTCTTGAAATGTCCGATGAGAGACTGCATAGCCGTGTCGTACAGGCACTGCTAGGCGCGCTTATCATGCGCGAGATGTACAACGATGTGGAAGAGCTGCGGCTGATTGTGCCACCTCTGATGGACACCAGTAGCGAACCGATGTCAAACGAGTTCTTTCATAtaccgcctccgccttggtTGGAAGCACAGGAGAGCGCAATACCATTTCTGGCGTCCTTTCGCCGGTACGTTGCGGCGCAGCGTTGGAGCGAAGCGGCGCAGACAATCGACGGCAGTGCCACCGCCCAGAGTTGGGTGAAGGCAACACCGCTCTGTGCCATGTTTGCTTTTGTGCGGTTGGAGCTGCACGACCCGAAGGCCGCCcgagcgctgcttctcccctacctcgcctctctccccgaACCGCCGTCGTGGGAAGCGCTCTCTACCGCACCTGTTGAGCACGCGCAGCTCTGGAACCATTTCAGCTCTCACTATGTCTTCTCCACGACACTACTCGCCAAGGCTTCCTTCATGTCTGGCAGCGCATACCTTAACATCTCTGCGGCTCTGCTACAGCGTGTACTGCGGCTCAACCCCTCTTATGCTCCGGCACGCCTCTTCGCAGAGTTTGTGCTCTCGTACGaggcacagcaacagcgcatCGATGCTGCCATGTCTGCCAATGACTACCCAAAGGTCTTGTCGGTGACGGCTGAGATGCTGCGCATGCCTGAGGTCACGAGGCTCGTGCATGCTGAGCTCTACCTGGTGCGAACCCAGGCACAGTGGATGCGACGTCAACCGCTGGAGGTGGTACACGAAGCCTCGCGGTGCGTGCAGTGTGACCCGAAATGTGCGCTTGCTTTTCGACTTCGGGCCGATGCCTTCGCAATGATGAAccgagaggcagaggcgacTGCAGACCGCGCTGTGGCGATGCATCTGCACTCGAAGGTCGACGCTGTTTTTGATGAGCTGCGAGTGCAACGTTCACGCTACAACACCACGCAGGTGGAGGCAAGTGCAAAGAGGCACTCTGTTCCAGCATTTACATCGTTCCAATCCgcgtcagcaccgcctcgcgcGCCACCGCGGAAACGTTtttgcagcagcacccgAAGATCGGATGCCAAGTCGCGGAAGTGTGCCAACGCGGATCTTCTTCTGCCAGGACTGCGAACGCACTATGAAGTCCTGGGCGTCTCTAGCGACGCCCCCGAGGTGGAGATCCGAAAGCGCTATCGCCAACTCACCCTTCAGTGTCACCCAGACCGGTTTGTCAGTGCAACAGAGAGCAATCGACGAGCTGCGCTTGAAGCGTTCCAGCTTCTGGGAGATGCCTATAGTGTTCTCTCCGACGTGCAGCTCCGGGCAGCCTACGACGTTGGGCTGCTCAACCTTCATTGA